From the genome of Sphingopyxis sp. DBS4:
GCGCCCGCGAAGCTTGCTCAAGGGCTTGCGACGCAAGGCATGCCGGCGGATATCGCCGCGGAGGAAGCCGCTCAATGGGCAAACAAGGACAAGAGGCGCGCGATCCTGAAGCTCTATCGGTCGGCAAAGGGGCTCAGCTTCGAACATGATTGGGCGCGCGACATCGACAAGCTGCCCGCGAACGGCGCGCTGATCTGGGGCGCGGGCGATCCCTATGTCGAATTGTCGGTGGCTGAGCGATTCGCCGCGAGCACCGGCGTACCGCTGACGGTGATCGAAGGGGCGGGGCATTGGGCGATCGCCGAATGTCCGGCCGAAGTCGCGACGGCGCTGCGCACTTTCTGGAGTCGATTGTAAAGTCTGCGCTTTTTTGGCCCATCGGCGCGGCCGATCATTGTGACCATATTAATCGATTAGATCGCGCGCCGCCTTTGCGTCATTGGCGCGGTCACGAGAAAGCGCGTCCCATGGACGACGGCACATCCTCCCCCCGATCGCCGCGTCCATCCCGTCTCGAGCCAACCGACCCGGGCTTTCCCCCTCCCTTCCGGGTCTCTGGCGCCGCGCCCATCATTGTGATTGCAGTGATGGGCGCGGCCGACCGCCCAACACCTTTCGGCTGGCTGCGGAGCCTGTTTCCCGCTCATCCACGGCCCGTGGGAGCTCGCCTTTGCCTGCAATTTTCACGGCTTGCGCACATGATATTGACCGGAACGGACAGCCTGCCTATAGGCGCGGCTCGCCCGACGCGGCGACCCTTCGGGGCGGAGTAGCTCAGCAGGTTAGAGCAGCGGAATCATAATCCGCGTGTCGGGGGTTCGAGTCCCTCCTCCGCTACCATCCCGGATTGTCCACCGGTGGCCCACTGAGGCCACTGGCAGACATTTTTCGAGGAAAATCAAATATTTTTCGCGTCCCGTTGCGTACGCCGGCGTCCCGGTGCGACCCGCTGCGGCCACCCACGGCGATTTGGATTGGGGGTATTTTGGGGGTATTTTTCGGCTGTCCCCAAAACAGGCGATACCCCCAGATGGCTTTGAAAGAACTTGAGGTCAAATACGCCACCAAGCGGCAGCGCCCCTACAAGCTGTCCGATGGAGAAGGCCTGCACCTGCTCGTCCAGCCGAACGGATCGAAGCTCTGGCGCCTGAAATACCGCTTCGACGGCAAGGAAAAACTGCTGAGCTTCGGCAAATATCCGACCGTCACGCTGGCGATCGCCCGCGAGAAGCGGACCGAAGCCAAGCGGCTGCTCGATCAGGGTGAGGACCCCGCCGAGGCCAGGAAGCGGGCGAAGAAGCAGAGGGCCGCGCTCAAGCTGTTCGAAGAGATTGCGCGGGCCTGGCACGCCAATCGTATTGAAGGGCTGGACTCGGCCCATGCCCTGCGCGTCATCAACCGGATGGAGCGCGACGTCTTTCCGGTCATCGGGAAGCGTCCGATCACGGAAATCGACCCGCCCGAGATTCTCGAGATGATCCGCGCGGTCGAAGCGCGCGGCGCCCTCGATATCGCCCGTCGCCTCAAGCAGAACGTCAGCCAGATCTATCGCTTCGCGATCGCGAGCGGCTGGGCGACCATCGATCCGACGCTCGGCCTCAACGATGCGCTCAAGCCCAAGCCGCCCGTCAGGCACATGGCGCGCGTGCCGCTCGCGGAGTTTCCGAAGCTGGTGCGGGCGATCTTCGCCTATGACGGCGAGGACACGCCGCGCCGCCGCGAGATCACCCGTGACGCGCTGCTGTTCACCTTGCTCACATGGGTCCGAACCAGCGAAACCCGCTTCGCGGCCAGGGACGAGTTCGAGGATCTCTATGGACCGAACCCGCTATGGCGTCTGTCGCCGGAGCGCATGAAGATGGAACGTGAGCATCTTGTTCCGCTGTCCCGCCAGGCCGCAATGATCGTTCAGCGCCGCTTGCAGGCGACGAACGATGCGTTCCTCTTTCCCGGAGCCAAGCCTGGAAAGCCTATTTCCGAGAACACCATGATCTATGCCTGCTACCGCATGGGCTATCTTGGCCGGCAGACGGTGCATGGGTTTCGGGGGCTCGGCTCGACCTGGGCGAACGAAGCCGAACGCTACAAGCCCGACTGGATCGAGATGGCGCTCGCCCACGAGGATGAGGACGAAGTGCGCGGCGCCTATAACAGCGCGCTCTATCTCACCCCGCGAAGGCGGATGCTGCAAGATTGGGCCGACGTGATCGACGCGGCAACCGCAGTGTCGGATGTCGAGAAGGATCCTATCGAGTT
Proteins encoded in this window:
- a CDS encoding integrase arm-type DNA-binding domain-containing protein, which produces MSTGGPLRPLADIFRGKSNIFRVPLRTPASRCDPLRPPTAIWIGGILGVFFGCPQNRRYPQMALKELEVKYATKRQRPYKLSDGEGLHLLVQPNGSKLWRLKYRFDGKEKLLSFGKYPTVTLAIAREKRTEAKRLLDQGEDPAEARKRAKKQRAALKLFEEIARAWHANRIEGLDSAHALRVINRMERDVFPVIGKRPITEIDPPEILEMIRAVEARGALDIARRLKQNVSQIYRFAIASGWATIDPTLGLNDALKPKPPVRHMARVPLAEFPKLVRAIFAYDGEDTPRRREITRDALLFTLLTWVRTSETRFAARDEFEDLYGPNPLWRLSPERMKMEREHLVPLSRQAAMIVQRRLQATNDAFLFPGAKPGKPISENTMIYACYRMGYLGRQTVHGFRGLGSTWANEAERYKPDWIEMALAHEDEDEVRGAYNSALYLTPRRRMLQDWADVIDAATAVSDVEKDPIEFSQLTGCSAPIQRLPPSDRRQPYWQRPRWAASR